A DNA window from Streptomyces sp. B21-083 contains the following coding sequences:
- a CDS encoding CBS domain-containing protein, whose amino-acid sequence MRPAPHSDREGAMNVKEIMTAPVVTVTEDTPVPEIAAVLHGRRISAVPVLDAGGAVVGLVSEYDLLARSGGTAAQVMTRTVISVTEDTDVDDVRHLLVERRIRRVPVLAAGRLVGIISRSDVVALLTTEWACTVCGETAHGDRPPERCPKCHAAADRFAVQEAPPGS is encoded by the coding sequence ATGCGGCCCGCCCCACACAGCGATCGAGAGGGCGCGATGAACGTCAAGGAGATCATGACGGCCCCGGTGGTCACGGTCACCGAGGACACCCCGGTGCCCGAGATCGCGGCCGTGCTGCACGGCCGCCGGATCAGCGCCGTCCCCGTACTCGACGCCGGCGGCGCGGTCGTGGGCCTGGTCAGTGAGTACGACCTGCTGGCCCGCTCTGGGGGCACCGCTGCGCAGGTGATGACCCGGACGGTGATCAGTGTCACCGAGGACACCGACGTCGACGATGTTCGCCATCTGCTGGTCGAGCGGCGCATCCGCCGCGTCCCCGTGCTGGCCGCCGGACGCCTGGTCGGCATCATCAGCCGCTCCGACGTCGTGGCGCTGCTGACCACCGAGTGGGCCTGCACCGTGTGCGGCGAGACCGCCCACGGCGACCGCCCGCCCGAGCGCTGCCCCAAGTGCCACGCGGCCGCCGACCGCTTCGCCGTCCAGGAAGCACCACCCGGCAGCTGA
- the gap gene encoding type I glyceraldehyde-3-phosphate dehydrogenase has product MPKIAINGLGRIGRAALKILHDVDGVEVAAVNDLVEVDNLAYLLKHDSVYGRYGKTVTASDGALSIDGHEVPVFAERDPARLPWRELGIDLVLECTGAFRHEEELRRHLEAGARFVILSAPARTETVATVVPGVNQAPDGVQVISCASCTTNCITPVVEVLERRIGIERAIMSTVHAYTTSQQLVDGPSKDVRRGRAAGINMVPASTGAARATTRALPALAGRFDGVAIRVPVPVGSIADITMVTARPTTAEEINDLFREEAGSERYRGVLAVAEEPMVSTDIIGDARASVIDAAMTRVVDGTLVKVMSWYDNEWGFTHQMVREALSVLGAGQAP; this is encoded by the coding sequence ATGCCGAAGATCGCCATCAACGGACTCGGACGCATCGGACGTGCCGCGCTGAAGATCCTCCACGACGTCGACGGCGTTGAGGTCGCCGCCGTCAACGACCTCGTCGAGGTAGACAACCTCGCCTACCTGCTGAAGCACGACAGCGTCTACGGCCGCTACGGCAAGACGGTCACGGCGAGCGATGGTGCGCTGAGCATCGACGGGCACGAGGTCCCGGTGTTCGCAGAGCGTGATCCGGCCCGGTTGCCGTGGCGGGAGCTGGGCATCGACCTGGTGCTGGAATGCACCGGGGCCTTCCGCCACGAGGAGGAGCTACGCCGCCACCTGGAAGCCGGAGCCAGGTTTGTGATCCTGTCCGCTCCAGCGCGTACCGAGACGGTCGCGACCGTGGTGCCCGGAGTGAACCAGGCCCCGGACGGCGTGCAGGTCATCTCGTGCGCGAGCTGCACCACCAACTGCATCACTCCGGTGGTCGAGGTGCTGGAGCGCAGGATCGGGATCGAACGGGCGATCATGTCCACCGTCCACGCCTACACCACCAGCCAGCAACTCGTCGACGGCCCCAGCAAGGACGTCCGGCGCGGCCGCGCCGCCGGCATCAACATGGTCCCCGCGTCCACCGGGGCGGCGCGGGCCACCACCCGGGCGCTGCCCGCGCTGGCAGGGCGCTTCGACGGGGTGGCGATCCGCGTTCCGGTGCCGGTCGGATCGATCGCGGACATCACGATGGTCACCGCCCGGCCGACCACCGCGGAGGAGATCAACGACCTCTTCCGCGAGGAAGCCGGCAGCGAACGGTACCGCGGCGTCCTCGCCGTCGCCGAGGAACCGATGGTCTCCACCGACATCATCGGCGACGCCAGGGCCTCGGTCATCGACGCCGCGATGACCCGGGTGGTGGACGGCACACTCGTGAAGGTCATGAGCTGGTACGACAACGAGTGGGGCTTCACCCACCAGATGGTCCGCGAAGCCCTCTCCGTCCTGGGCGCCGGCCAGGCGCCATGA